Proteins encoded within one genomic window of Triticum aestivum cultivar Chinese Spring chromosome 2D, IWGSC CS RefSeq v2.1, whole genome shotgun sequence:
- the LOC123053119 gene encoding RPM1-interacting protein 4 isoform X2 — protein sequence MQPRIPAFGDWENSEDVPYTQKFEGARKNKKTGVYSNPNEPGHQQPDPPRKSPLNPSAYTPEPREQAPRTPLHGRRPGADPHHREPVPRRHTNPPREQGGNGGSTPRSPYRNAAGSASPMQSNSSAKPRNRAAGMHTPERRPSSEAQGQHTPGRGRTRQSNQSYNPDDEVAVPPFGEWDEANAASGEKYTGIFNRVRDDKLSPDSSARQQSSGNRKDENKVQQTCPCCIL from the exons ATG CAACCACGCATTCCTGCATTTGGGGACTGGGAGAACAGCGAGGACGTCCCTTACACACAGAAGTTCGAGGGCGCACGGAAGAACAAGAAAACAGGTGTTTACTCCAATCCAAATGAGCCAGGACATCAGCAGCCTGACCCCCCTCGCAAGTCACCGCTGAACCCATCAGCATATACACCTGAGCCACGAGAACAGGCTCCCAGGACTCCACTCCATGGAAGAAGGCCTGGAGCCGATCCCCATCACCGCGAACCCGTGCCACGACGGCACACAAATCCTCCGCGGGAGCAAGGGGGCAACGGTGGCAGCACTCCCAGAAGCCCTTACAGAAATGCTGCAGGGTCTGCTTCACCGATGCAGTCAAACAGTTCAGCAAAGCCGAGGAACAGGGCAGCTGGAATGCACACTCCAGAGAGGAGGCCTTCGTCCGAAGCGCAGGGCCAGCACACTCCTGGAAGGGGCAGAACGAGGCAGAGCAACCAAAGCTACAAT CCTGACGATGAAGTGGCTGTCCCACCATTTGGTGAGTGGGATGAGGCGAACGCGGCATCAGGCGAAAAGTATACGGGTATCTTCAACAGGGTGAGGGATGATAAACTATCGCCCGACTCTTCTGCCAGGCAGCAGTCATCTGGCAATCGCAAAGACGAAAATAAGGTGCAACAG ACATGTCCTTGCTGCATACTTTGA
- the LOC123053119 gene encoding RPM1-interacting protein 4 isoform X1 codes for MAQPRIPAFGDWENSEDVPYTQKFEGARKNKKTGVYSNPNEPGHQQPDPPRKSPLNPSAYTPEPREQAPRTPLHGRRPGADPHHREPVPRRHTNPPREQGGNGGSTPRSPYRNAAGSASPMQSNSSAKPRNRAAGMHTPERRPSSEAQGQHTPGRGRTRQSNQSYNPDDEVAVPPFGEWDEANAASGEKYTGIFNRVRDDKLSPDSSARQQSSGNRKDENKVQQTCPCCIL; via the exons ATGGCG CAACCACGCATTCCTGCATTTGGGGACTGGGAGAACAGCGAGGACGTCCCTTACACACAGAAGTTCGAGGGCGCACGGAAGAACAAGAAAACAGGTGTTTACTCCAATCCAAATGAGCCAGGACATCAGCAGCCTGACCCCCCTCGCAAGTCACCGCTGAACCCATCAGCATATACACCTGAGCCACGAGAACAGGCTCCCAGGACTCCACTCCATGGAAGAAGGCCTGGAGCCGATCCCCATCACCGCGAACCCGTGCCACGACGGCACACAAATCCTCCGCGGGAGCAAGGGGGCAACGGTGGCAGCACTCCCAGAAGCCCTTACAGAAATGCTGCAGGGTCTGCTTCACCGATGCAGTCAAACAGTTCAGCAAAGCCGAGGAACAGGGCAGCTGGAATGCACACTCCAGAGAGGAGGCCTTCGTCCGAAGCGCAGGGCCAGCACACTCCTGGAAGGGGCAGAACGAGGCAGAGCAACCAAAGCTACAAT CCTGACGATGAAGTGGCTGTCCCACCATTTGGTGAGTGGGATGAGGCGAACGCGGCATCAGGCGAAAAGTATACGGGTATCTTCAACAGGGTGAGGGATGATAAACTATCGCCCGACTCTTCTGCCAGGCAGCAGTCATCTGGCAATCGCAAAGACGAAAATAAGGTGCAACAG ACATGTCCTTGCTGCATACTTTGA
- the LOC123053120 gene encoding violaxanthin de-epoxidase, chloroplastic: MLSRQCFKHVFPAEGSSSSVLHGPGSRGAASRSRTGLSFHRCCVRASLWRTDHLQISTARLSEIKVHTLLQVPDVFNAIKSWSKLQLVSVTGLAACVVLLVPSAGATDALKTCTCLLKECRIELAKCIANPSCAANVACLNTCNNRPDETECQIKCGDLFENSVVDEFNECAVSRKKCVPKKSDVGEFPVPDPSALVKNFNMADFRGKWYISSGLNPTFDTFDCQLHEFRLEGDRLIANLAWRIPTPDSGFFTRGAVQRFVQDPSQPAILYNHDNEYLHYQDDWYILSSKIENKDDDYIFVYYRGRNDAWDGYGGAVVYTRSKELPETIVPELERAAKSVGQDFSTFIRTDNTCGAEPPLADRIERTVEKGEKLIVDEVKEIEGEIEGEVKELEREEETLVKRLADGIMEVKQDVMNFFQGLSKEEMEILDQLNLEATEVEELFSRSLPIRKLR; encoded by the exons ATGTTGTCGCGGCAGTGCTTTAAACACGTCTTCCCAGCCGAAGGCTCCTCCTCCAGCGTTCTCCACGGTCCCGGCTCCAGAGGTGCAGCCAGCAGGAGCCGCACCGGCCTCAGCTTCCACCGGTGTTGCGTCAGGGCTAGCCTATGGAGGACCGATCACCTGCAAATAAGCACCGCTCGATTGTCCGAG ATTAAGGTACACACATTGCTTCAAGTACCAGATGTTTTCAATGCCATCAAGAGCTGGAGCAAACTGCAACTGGTCTCGGTGACAGGGCTGGCGGCATGTGTGGTTCTGCTAGTCCCTTCTGCCGGTGCCACTGATGCTCTCAAGACATGCACTTGCCTGCTCAAGGAATGCAG GATCGAGCTGGCAAAATGCATAGCCAACCCATCATGTGCAGCAAATGTGGCATGCTTAAATACATGCAACAATCGACCTGACGAGACTGAATGCCAG ATCAAATGTGGCGATCTGTTCGAGAACAGCGTGGTCGATGAATTCAACGAGTGCGCCGTTTCACGCAAAAAATGTGTCCCCAAAAAGTCTGATGTTGGGGAGTTCCCCGTCCCTGATCCATCTGCCCTTGTCAAGAACTTCAACATGGCAGATTTTAGAGGCAAGTGGTACATTTCAAGTGGCCTAAATCCTACTTTTGACACGTTCGATTGCCAGCTTCACGAGTTTCGTCTCGAGGGAGACAGACTTATTGCAAATTTGGCATGGAGAATTCCCACCCCCGACTCCGGCTTCTTCACCAGGGGGGCCGTGCAGCGGTTCGTGCAGGATCCCTCACAACCAGCAATATTGTATAACCATGACAACGAGTACCTGCACTATCAAGATGACTG GTACATTCTCTCATCGAAAATAGAGAACAAGGACGATGACTACATATTTGTATACTACCGTGGAAGAAATGACGCATGGGATGGATATGGTGGCGCTGTTGTGTACACAAGAAGCAAGGAATTACCTGAGACAATAGTCCCCGAGCTAGAAAGGGCTGCGAAAAGCGTAGGGCAGGACTTCTCCACATTTATCAGGACAGACAACACCTGTGGTGCCGAGCCTCCTCTTGCCGATAGAATCGAGAGGACTGTTGAGAAAGGGGAGAAGCTCATCGTTGATGAGGTAAAGGAGATCGAAGGGGAGATCGAGGGAGAGGTCAAGGagctggagagggaggaggagacacTGGTTAAGAGGTTGGCAGATGGCATCATGGAGGTCAAACAGGATGTGATGAACTTCTTTCAGGGTTTGAGCAAAGAGGAGATGGAAATTTTGGATCAGCTGAACTTGGAGGCGACCGAGGTCGAGGAGCTCTTCAGCCGCTCCCTGCCGATAAGGAAGCTAAGATAG